The Daucus carota subsp. sativus chromosome 2, DH1 v3.0, whole genome shotgun sequence genome includes a window with the following:
- the LOC108208167 gene encoding uncharacterized protein LOC108208167 isoform X1: MPLRRLVEIEPPSPLRYLMGAAIMMIGVVLPVGFMMFRNKRVPSSSSFAKQTNKVLI; encoded by the exons ATGCCT TTAAGGAGGCTAGTTGAGATTGAGCCACCAAGCCCACTTAGGTATTTGATGGGAGCTGCTATTATGATGATTGGTGTTGTTTTGCCTGTTGGTTTTATGATGTTTCGAAACAAACGTGTCCCCTCTTCCTCTTCTTTTGCCAAACAAAC GAACAAGGTTTTGATTTGA
- the LOC108208167 gene encoding uncharacterized protein LOC108208167 isoform X2, giving the protein MPLRRLVEIEPPSPLRYLMGAAIMMIGVVLPVGFMMFRNKRVPSSSSFAKQT; this is encoded by the exons ATGCCT TTAAGGAGGCTAGTTGAGATTGAGCCACCAAGCCCACTTAGGTATTTGATGGGAGCTGCTATTATGATGATTGGTGTTGTTTTGCCTGTTGGTTTTATGATGTTTCGAAACAAACGTGTCCCCTCTTCCTCTTCTTTTGCCAAACAAACGTAG
- the LOC108208110 gene encoding uncharacterized protein LOC108208110, with amino-acid sequence MGGIQNHLLRLILSCRKITAQVTNPSSESIVAMACSSELQFAQHYRCQLNRHPRRHHYWDAKVAARIGDNLAARLKLIGVSDVCIDVDEELRRPLHQRKMVVPFFQSVERAGVHVDGARLLGS; translated from the coding sequence ATGGGAGGCATACAAAATCACCTTCTCCGACTAATTCTATCTTGCCGGAAAATAACAGCTCAGGTGACGAACCCTAGCAGCGAATCAATCGTGGCCATGGCTTGTTCTTCGGAGCTTCAATTCGCGCAACACTATCGCTGTCAACTTAATCGGCACCCTAGACGTCATCACTACTGGGACGCCAAAGTCGCGGCGCGTATCGGCGACAATCTAGCCGCCCGGCTTAAACTTATCGGCGTCTCCGACGTGTGTATCGACGTTGATGAAGAGCTTCGTCGCCCATTGCATCAGCGCAAGATGGTGGTTCCCTTTTTTCAGTCTGTTGAGCGGGCCGGAGTTCACGTTGACGGCGCTCGCCTATTAGGCTCTTGA
- the LOC108210282 gene encoding 3-isopropylmalate dehydratase small subunit 1, whose amino-acid sequence MAAATFSSLHHKISVSNSINKAFHPQSSPNLIKLPSKTPRPSSFNSISPKPTLSPLSTRPRAAADDVAAPATAFHGVCYVVGDNIDTDQIIPAEYLTLVPSNPEEYKKLGSFALIGLPAAEYPTRFMTGGEFTSKYSILIAGDNFGCGSSREHAPVALGAAGVKAVVAESYARIFFRNSVSTGEVYPLESEKRLCEECKTGDVITIELGDSLLINHTSGKEYKLKPVGDVGPVIEAGGIFAYARKAGMIPSRAV is encoded by the coding sequence ATGGCGGCGGCAACATTTTCATCTCTCCACCACAAAATCTCTGTATCTAACTCTATAAACAAAGCTTTTCACCCTCAATCCTCTCCAAATCTCATCAAACTCCCCTCAAAAACCCCAAGGCCCTCATCTTTCAACTCCATTTCTCCCAAACCAACACTCTCGCCTCTCTCCACGCGCCCACGCGCCGCTGCTGATGACGTTGCCGCGCCAGCCACAGCTTTTCACGGCGTCTGTTACGTCGTCGGCGACAACATCGACACCGACCAAATCATCCCCGCCGAATACCTAACCCTAGTCCCCTCAAACCCCGAGGAATACAAAAAGCTCGGATCTTTCGCGCTAATCGGACTCCCTGCGGCGGAATACCCGACCCGGTTCATGACCGGGGGCGAGTTCACCTCGAAATACTCGATTTTAATTGCTGGCGATAATTTCGGGTGCGGATCGTCGCGTGAGCACGCGCCGGTGGCGTTGGGAGCTGCGGGAGTGAAGGCGGTGGTGGCGGAGTCGTATGCGAGGATATTTTTTAGGAACTCGGTGTCGACCGGAGAGGTTTATCCGTTGGAATCGGAGAAAAGGTTATGTGAGGAGTGTAAGACGGGGGATGTGATCACGATTGAACTCGGTGACAGCTTGTTGATTAATCATACGAGTGGGAAAGAGTATAAGCTGAAACCAGTTGGGGATGTTGGACCGGTAATTGAAGCCGGTGGGATCTTTGCTTATGCACGAAAAGCTGGAATGATTCCTTCCCGGGCTGTTTAA
- the LOC108209296 gene encoding E3 ubiquitin ligase PQT3-like isoform X3: protein MAVYYKFKSAKDYDSISIDGHFITVASLKEKIFENKHLGKGTDFDLVVTNAQTNEEYLDEAMLIPKNTSVLIRRVPGRGRARMPIITTPIITEQDKPVAENKFEDAQASKSSFSGVDPSVSKYPEEFEWDEFGNDLYTMPEVAPVQDAPTAPPPSKADEDSKIRALIDTPALDWQSQNPDSFGGGRGFGRGMGGRNGGRGFGRGGLLERTTPPPGYICHRCKVPGHFIQHCPTNGDPNFDIKRTKPPTGIPKSMLMATPDGSYALPSGAVAVLKPNEAAFEKEIEGMPSTRSVADLPPELYCPLCRAVMKDAVLTSKCCFNSYCDKCIRDYIISKSMCICGATHVLADDLLPNKTVRDTIVRILEANNSSGDNGGSAFQPQDMESARSPQRKIPSPKVPSPTLSAASKGGVVASKNEDNANNKEMTEPIKVVNNTQNNLDKVTVEKGAEFFEATHGSQSAREPGSQMGPPVTDEEMQQKPVSGEVGKKKKKKKTRLPVGDMQWRPPQDFAAENYMMPMEPSGFNPYWNGMQPGFDGFGGPYGGPMPFMGYGLGPGPMPFGGPFPPDPFGGQGYMMPFPPQRDLAEFGMGFNGGGGGGPPIMSREEFEARKANIRHKRDLERGGGSREVSRDREFSRDMISHGDVPPGKSKSKSNPPPQDHHHSRPRSERPERLSPDRSTHDPEPLRTSSKRKMKYEDDYYEEHPHQHREKERRHHHHHSESEIASSARSPIPPETGDLPPLPSKLSTDKTIADRKHKASVFARITFPEGESAASKKRKLGSPPSAVNGSSHHSSHSHRAASNGYHEDHRKTATAVSKSSYNYVDEHDYESSDDDRHFKRRPSRYEASPAPAVEESRHSSRASRERERGHSSKHR, encoded by the exons aTGGCTGTTTATTATAAGTTTAAAAGTGCTAAAGATTATGATTCTATATCGATAGACGGCCATTTTATAACAGTTGCAagtttgaaagaaaaaatatttgaaaacaagCATTTGGGAAAGGGTACCGATTTTGACCTGGTTGTCACCAATGCTCAGACTAATGAAG AGTACCTTGATGAAGCAATGTTGATTCCCAAAAACACATCAGTTTTGATACGTCGAGTACCAGGGCGAGGGCGCGCTCGCATGCCCATCATAACCACTCCAATCATCACGGAGCAAGACAA ACCAGTAGCCGAGAATAAGTTCGAGGATGCTCAAGCAAGCAAAAGTAGCTTTTCAGGAGTAGATCCATCTGTTTCAAAATAT CCTGAAGAATTTGAATGGGATGAATTTGGAAATGATCTGTATACAATGCCTGAAGTTGCACCAGTTCAGGATGCTCCAACTGCTCCCCCTCCTAGTAAAGCCGATGAGGACAGCAAGATTAGGGCATTAATTGATACTCCTGCCTTGGATTGGCAGAG TCAAAATCCTGATAGTTTTGGCGGTGGTAGAGGATTTGGTCGTGGTATGGGTGGTAGAAATGGTGGGCGTGGTTTTG GTCGAGGAGGATTGTTGGAACGGACAACGCCCCCACCGGGCTATATTTGCCATAGGTGCAAAGTGCctg GACATTTTATTCAGCATTGTCCCACAAatggtgatccaaattttgatattaaaagGACCAAACCTCCTACTGGGATTCCTAAGTCTATGTTAATGGCTACCCCGGATGGATCGTATGCATTGCCAAGTGGTGCTGTTGCTGTTTTAAAACCGAATGA AGCTGCTTTCGAGAAGGAGATTGAAGGGATGCCCTCTACTCGTTCTGTTGCTGACTTACCTCCAGAACTTTACTGCCCTCTTTGCAGGGCAGTTATGAAAGATGCAGTTTTAACTAGCAAGTGCTGCTTCAATAGTTATTGTGACAAGT GCATAAGAGATTATATCATATCCAAGTCTATGTGTATTTGCGGGGCCACACATGTACTTGCGGACGATCTTTTACCCAATAAGACAGTGAGGGATACCATCGTTCGGATATTAGAGGCTAATAATAGCAGTGGTGACAATGGTGGCAGCGCTTTTCAACCACAAG ACATGGAGTCTGCTAGGAGTCCACAACGTAAAATTCCGTCTCCAAAGGTTCCATCCCCTACGTTGTCTGCAGCTTCAAAGGGAGGTGTAGTTGCATCCAAAAATGAAGACAATGCAAATAATAAGGAGATGACAGAACCGATAAAAGTTGTTAATAATACACAAAATAACTTGGACAAGGTAACTGTTGAAAAGGGTGCAGAATTTTTTGAGGCTACACACGGGTCACAGAGTGCAAGGGAACCAGGATCACAGATGGGCCCTCCAGTAACAGATGAAGAAATGCAGCAGAAGCCAGTTTCTGGGGAAGTAG gaaagaaaaagaagaaaaaaaagactCGATTGCCTGTAGGAG ATATGCAGTGGAGACCCCCTCAAGACTTTGCTGCTGAAAATTACATGATGCCAATGGAACCCTCTGGTTTTAATCCTTACTGGAACGGAATGCAACCTGGATTTGATGGGTTTGGTGGGCCTTATGGTGGTCCAATGCCCTTTATGGGCTATGGTCTTGGACCAGGGCCCATGCCGTTTGGGGGTCCCTTTCCTCCTGATCCATTTGGAGGACAAGGTTATATGATGCCTTTCCCACCTCAGAG GGACCTTGCTGAATTTGGGATGGGCTTTAATGGTGGCGGTGGCGGTGGCCCCCCAATCATGAGCAGAGAAGAATTCGAAGCTCGCAAAGCCAATATAAGGCATAAACGAGATCTTGAGAGAGGCGGAGGAAG CAGGGAGGTGTCAAGGGACAGGGAATTCAGCAGGGACATGATCAGCCATGGGGATGTTCCCCCTGGGAAATCTAAATCT AAGTCTAACCCACCACCACAAGATCACCACCATTCCCGTCCCCGATCCGAACGGCCTGAAAGACTGTCACCAGACCGCAGTACCCATGATCCAGAACCTTTACGCACATCATCCAAGAGGAAGATGAAATACGAGGATGACTATTATGAAGAACATCCTCATCAACACCGGGAAAAAGAGCGCcggcaccaccaccaccactcaGAATCGGAAATAGCCTCATCTGCCAGATCACCAATCCCGCCAGAGACAGGAGACCTACCACCACTGCCATCCAAATTATCTACTGACAAAACAATAGCTGACAGGAAACACAAAGCCAGTGTCTTTGCTCGCATAACTTTCCCGGAAGGGGAGTCAGCAGCCTCCAAGAAGAGAAAGCTTGGTAGTCCTCCCTCTGCTGTTAACGGATCGAGTCATCACAGTAGTCACAGTCACCGTGCGGCATCAAATGGCTATCATGAGGATCATCGCAAAACTGCAACTGCTGTGTCAAAGAGTAGTTATAACTATGTAGACGAGCATGACTATGAATCGAGTGATGATGATAGGCACTTCAAGAGGAGGCCTTCCAGATACGAGGCATCACCTGCTCCTGCAGTGGAGGAAAGTAGGCATTCTAGCAGGGCATCGAGGGAGAGAGAAAGGGGTCATAGCAGCAAGCATAGGTAG
- the LOC108209296 gene encoding E3 ubiquitin ligase PQT3-like isoform X1, with translation MAVYYKFKSAKDYDSISIDGHFITVASLKEKIFENKHLGKGTDFDLVVTNAQTNEEYLDEAMLIPKNTSVLIRRVPGRGRARMPIITTPIITEQDKPVAENKFEDAQASKSSFSGVDPSVSKYPEEFEWDEFGNDLYTMPEVAPVQDAPTAPPPSKADEDSKIRALIDTPALDWQSQNPDSFGGGRGFGRGMGGRNGGRGFGRGGLLERTTPPPGYICHRCKVPGHFIQHCPTNGDPNFDIKRTKPPTGIPKSMLMATPDGSYALPSGAVAVLKPNEAAFEKEIEGMPSTRSVADLPPELYCPLCRAVMKDAVLTSKCCFNSYCDKCIRDYIISKSMCICGATHVLADDLLPNKTVRDTIVRILEANNSSGDNGGSAFQPQDMESARSPQRKIPSPKVPSPTLSAASKGGVVASKNEDNANNKEMTEPIKVVNNTQNNLDKVTVEKGAEFFEATHGSQSAREPGSQMGPPVTDEEMQQKPVSGEVGKKKKKKKTRLPVGADMQWRPPQDFAAENYMMPMEPSGFNPYWNGMQPGFDGFGGPYGGPMPFMGYGLGPGPMPFGGPFPPDPFGGQGYMMPFPPQRDLAEFGMGFNGGGGGGPPIMSREEFEARKANIRHKRDLERGGGSREVSRDREFSRDMISHGDVPPGKSKSKSNPPPQDHHHSRPRSERPERLSPDRSTHDPEPLRTSSKRKMKYEDDYYEEHPHQHREKERRHHHHHSESEIASSARSPIPPETGDLPPLPSKLSTDKTIADRKHKASVFARITFPEGESAASKKRKLGSPPSAVNGSSHHSSHSHRAASNGYHEDHRKTATAVSKSSYNYVDEHDYESSDDDRHFKRRPSRYEASPAPAVEESRHSSRASRERERGHSSKHR, from the exons aTGGCTGTTTATTATAAGTTTAAAAGTGCTAAAGATTATGATTCTATATCGATAGACGGCCATTTTATAACAGTTGCAagtttgaaagaaaaaatatttgaaaacaagCATTTGGGAAAGGGTACCGATTTTGACCTGGTTGTCACCAATGCTCAGACTAATGAAG AGTACCTTGATGAAGCAATGTTGATTCCCAAAAACACATCAGTTTTGATACGTCGAGTACCAGGGCGAGGGCGCGCTCGCATGCCCATCATAACCACTCCAATCATCACGGAGCAAGACAA ACCAGTAGCCGAGAATAAGTTCGAGGATGCTCAAGCAAGCAAAAGTAGCTTTTCAGGAGTAGATCCATCTGTTTCAAAATAT CCTGAAGAATTTGAATGGGATGAATTTGGAAATGATCTGTATACAATGCCTGAAGTTGCACCAGTTCAGGATGCTCCAACTGCTCCCCCTCCTAGTAAAGCCGATGAGGACAGCAAGATTAGGGCATTAATTGATACTCCTGCCTTGGATTGGCAGAG TCAAAATCCTGATAGTTTTGGCGGTGGTAGAGGATTTGGTCGTGGTATGGGTGGTAGAAATGGTGGGCGTGGTTTTG GTCGAGGAGGATTGTTGGAACGGACAACGCCCCCACCGGGCTATATTTGCCATAGGTGCAAAGTGCctg GACATTTTATTCAGCATTGTCCCACAAatggtgatccaaattttgatattaaaagGACCAAACCTCCTACTGGGATTCCTAAGTCTATGTTAATGGCTACCCCGGATGGATCGTATGCATTGCCAAGTGGTGCTGTTGCTGTTTTAAAACCGAATGA AGCTGCTTTCGAGAAGGAGATTGAAGGGATGCCCTCTACTCGTTCTGTTGCTGACTTACCTCCAGAACTTTACTGCCCTCTTTGCAGGGCAGTTATGAAAGATGCAGTTTTAACTAGCAAGTGCTGCTTCAATAGTTATTGTGACAAGT GCATAAGAGATTATATCATATCCAAGTCTATGTGTATTTGCGGGGCCACACATGTACTTGCGGACGATCTTTTACCCAATAAGACAGTGAGGGATACCATCGTTCGGATATTAGAGGCTAATAATAGCAGTGGTGACAATGGTGGCAGCGCTTTTCAACCACAAG ACATGGAGTCTGCTAGGAGTCCACAACGTAAAATTCCGTCTCCAAAGGTTCCATCCCCTACGTTGTCTGCAGCTTCAAAGGGAGGTGTAGTTGCATCCAAAAATGAAGACAATGCAAATAATAAGGAGATGACAGAACCGATAAAAGTTGTTAATAATACACAAAATAACTTGGACAAGGTAACTGTTGAAAAGGGTGCAGAATTTTTTGAGGCTACACACGGGTCACAGAGTGCAAGGGAACCAGGATCACAGATGGGCCCTCCAGTAACAGATGAAGAAATGCAGCAGAAGCCAGTTTCTGGGGAAGTAG gaaagaaaaagaagaaaaaaaagactCGATTGCCTGTAGGAG CAGATATGCAGTGGAGACCCCCTCAAGACTTTGCTGCTGAAAATTACATGATGCCAATGGAACCCTCTGGTTTTAATCCTTACTGGAACGGAATGCAACCTGGATTTGATGGGTTTGGTGGGCCTTATGGTGGTCCAATGCCCTTTATGGGCTATGGTCTTGGACCAGGGCCCATGCCGTTTGGGGGTCCCTTTCCTCCTGATCCATTTGGAGGACAAGGTTATATGATGCCTTTCCCACCTCAGAG GGACCTTGCTGAATTTGGGATGGGCTTTAATGGTGGCGGTGGCGGTGGCCCCCCAATCATGAGCAGAGAAGAATTCGAAGCTCGCAAAGCCAATATAAGGCATAAACGAGATCTTGAGAGAGGCGGAGGAAG CAGGGAGGTGTCAAGGGACAGGGAATTCAGCAGGGACATGATCAGCCATGGGGATGTTCCCCCTGGGAAATCTAAATCT AAGTCTAACCCACCACCACAAGATCACCACCATTCCCGTCCCCGATCCGAACGGCCTGAAAGACTGTCACCAGACCGCAGTACCCATGATCCAGAACCTTTACGCACATCATCCAAGAGGAAGATGAAATACGAGGATGACTATTATGAAGAACATCCTCATCAACACCGGGAAAAAGAGCGCcggcaccaccaccaccactcaGAATCGGAAATAGCCTCATCTGCCAGATCACCAATCCCGCCAGAGACAGGAGACCTACCACCACTGCCATCCAAATTATCTACTGACAAAACAATAGCTGACAGGAAACACAAAGCCAGTGTCTTTGCTCGCATAACTTTCCCGGAAGGGGAGTCAGCAGCCTCCAAGAAGAGAAAGCTTGGTAGTCCTCCCTCTGCTGTTAACGGATCGAGTCATCACAGTAGTCACAGTCACCGTGCGGCATCAAATGGCTATCATGAGGATCATCGCAAAACTGCAACTGCTGTGTCAAAGAGTAGTTATAACTATGTAGACGAGCATGACTATGAATCGAGTGATGATGATAGGCACTTCAAGAGGAGGCCTTCCAGATACGAGGCATCACCTGCTCCTGCAGTGGAGGAAAGTAGGCATTCTAGCAGGGCATCGAGGGAGAGAGAAAGGGGTCATAGCAGCAAGCATAGGTAG
- the LOC108209296 gene encoding E3 ubiquitin ligase PQT3-like isoform X2 → MAVYYKFKSAKDYDSISIDGHFITVASLKEKIFENKHLGKGTDFDLVVTNAQTNEEYLDEAMLIPKNTSVLIRRVPGRGRARMPIITTPIITEQDKPVAENKFEDAQASKSSFSGVDPSVSKYPEEFEWDEFGNDLYTMPEVAPVQDAPTAPPPSKADEDSKIRALIDTPALDWQSQNPDSFGGGRGFGRGMGGRNGGRGFGRGGLLERTTPPPGYICHRCKVPGHFIQHCPTNGDPNFDIKRTKPPTGIPKSMLMATPDGSYALPSGAVAVLKPNEAAFEKEIEGMPSTRSVADLPPELYCPLCRAVMKDAVLTSKCCFNSYCDKCIRDYIISKSMCICGATHVLADDLLPNKTVRDTIVRILEANNSSGDNGGSAFQPQDMESARSPQRKIPSPKVPSPTLSAASKGGVVASKNEDNANNKEMTEPIKVVNNTQNNLDKVTVEKGAEFFEATHGSQSAREPGSQMGPPVTDEEMQQKPVSGEVGKKKKKKKTRLPVGADMQWRPPQDFAAENYMMPMEPSGFNPYWNGMQPGFDGFGGPYGGPMPFMGYGLGPGPMPFGGPFPPDPFGGQGYMMPFPPQRDLAEFGMGFNGGGGGGPPIMSREEFEARKANIRHKRDLERGGGREVSRDREFSRDMISHGDVPPGKSKSKSNPPPQDHHHSRPRSERPERLSPDRSTHDPEPLRTSSKRKMKYEDDYYEEHPHQHREKERRHHHHHSESEIASSARSPIPPETGDLPPLPSKLSTDKTIADRKHKASVFARITFPEGESAASKKRKLGSPPSAVNGSSHHSSHSHRAASNGYHEDHRKTATAVSKSSYNYVDEHDYESSDDDRHFKRRPSRYEASPAPAVEESRHSSRASRERERGHSSKHR, encoded by the exons aTGGCTGTTTATTATAAGTTTAAAAGTGCTAAAGATTATGATTCTATATCGATAGACGGCCATTTTATAACAGTTGCAagtttgaaagaaaaaatatttgaaaacaagCATTTGGGAAAGGGTACCGATTTTGACCTGGTTGTCACCAATGCTCAGACTAATGAAG AGTACCTTGATGAAGCAATGTTGATTCCCAAAAACACATCAGTTTTGATACGTCGAGTACCAGGGCGAGGGCGCGCTCGCATGCCCATCATAACCACTCCAATCATCACGGAGCAAGACAA ACCAGTAGCCGAGAATAAGTTCGAGGATGCTCAAGCAAGCAAAAGTAGCTTTTCAGGAGTAGATCCATCTGTTTCAAAATAT CCTGAAGAATTTGAATGGGATGAATTTGGAAATGATCTGTATACAATGCCTGAAGTTGCACCAGTTCAGGATGCTCCAACTGCTCCCCCTCCTAGTAAAGCCGATGAGGACAGCAAGATTAGGGCATTAATTGATACTCCTGCCTTGGATTGGCAGAG TCAAAATCCTGATAGTTTTGGCGGTGGTAGAGGATTTGGTCGTGGTATGGGTGGTAGAAATGGTGGGCGTGGTTTTG GTCGAGGAGGATTGTTGGAACGGACAACGCCCCCACCGGGCTATATTTGCCATAGGTGCAAAGTGCctg GACATTTTATTCAGCATTGTCCCACAAatggtgatccaaattttgatattaaaagGACCAAACCTCCTACTGGGATTCCTAAGTCTATGTTAATGGCTACCCCGGATGGATCGTATGCATTGCCAAGTGGTGCTGTTGCTGTTTTAAAACCGAATGA AGCTGCTTTCGAGAAGGAGATTGAAGGGATGCCCTCTACTCGTTCTGTTGCTGACTTACCTCCAGAACTTTACTGCCCTCTTTGCAGGGCAGTTATGAAAGATGCAGTTTTAACTAGCAAGTGCTGCTTCAATAGTTATTGTGACAAGT GCATAAGAGATTATATCATATCCAAGTCTATGTGTATTTGCGGGGCCACACATGTACTTGCGGACGATCTTTTACCCAATAAGACAGTGAGGGATACCATCGTTCGGATATTAGAGGCTAATAATAGCAGTGGTGACAATGGTGGCAGCGCTTTTCAACCACAAG ACATGGAGTCTGCTAGGAGTCCACAACGTAAAATTCCGTCTCCAAAGGTTCCATCCCCTACGTTGTCTGCAGCTTCAAAGGGAGGTGTAGTTGCATCCAAAAATGAAGACAATGCAAATAATAAGGAGATGACAGAACCGATAAAAGTTGTTAATAATACACAAAATAACTTGGACAAGGTAACTGTTGAAAAGGGTGCAGAATTTTTTGAGGCTACACACGGGTCACAGAGTGCAAGGGAACCAGGATCACAGATGGGCCCTCCAGTAACAGATGAAGAAATGCAGCAGAAGCCAGTTTCTGGGGAAGTAG gaaagaaaaagaagaaaaaaaagactCGATTGCCTGTAGGAG CAGATATGCAGTGGAGACCCCCTCAAGACTTTGCTGCTGAAAATTACATGATGCCAATGGAACCCTCTGGTTTTAATCCTTACTGGAACGGAATGCAACCTGGATTTGATGGGTTTGGTGGGCCTTATGGTGGTCCAATGCCCTTTATGGGCTATGGTCTTGGACCAGGGCCCATGCCGTTTGGGGGTCCCTTTCCTCCTGATCCATTTGGAGGACAAGGTTATATGATGCCTTTCCCACCTCAGAG GGACCTTGCTGAATTTGGGATGGGCTTTAATGGTGGCGGTGGCGGTGGCCCCCCAATCATGAGCAGAGAAGAATTCGAAGCTCGCAAAGCCAATATAAGGCATAAACGAGATCTTGAGAGAGGCGGAGGAAG GGAGGTGTCAAGGGACAGGGAATTCAGCAGGGACATGATCAGCCATGGGGATGTTCCCCCTGGGAAATCTAAATCT AAGTCTAACCCACCACCACAAGATCACCACCATTCCCGTCCCCGATCCGAACGGCCTGAAAGACTGTCACCAGACCGCAGTACCCATGATCCAGAACCTTTACGCACATCATCCAAGAGGAAGATGAAATACGAGGATGACTATTATGAAGAACATCCTCATCAACACCGGGAAAAAGAGCGCcggcaccaccaccaccactcaGAATCGGAAATAGCCTCATCTGCCAGATCACCAATCCCGCCAGAGACAGGAGACCTACCACCACTGCCATCCAAATTATCTACTGACAAAACAATAGCTGACAGGAAACACAAAGCCAGTGTCTTTGCTCGCATAACTTTCCCGGAAGGGGAGTCAGCAGCCTCCAAGAAGAGAAAGCTTGGTAGTCCTCCCTCTGCTGTTAACGGATCGAGTCATCACAGTAGTCACAGTCACCGTGCGGCATCAAATGGCTATCATGAGGATCATCGCAAAACTGCAACTGCTGTGTCAAAGAGTAGTTATAACTATGTAGACGAGCATGACTATGAATCGAGTGATGATGATAGGCACTTCAAGAGGAGGCCTTCCAGATACGAGGCATCACCTGCTCCTGCAGTGGAGGAAAGTAGGCATTCTAGCAGGGCATCGAGGGAGAGAGAAAGGGGTCATAGCAGCAAGCATAGGTAG